The DNA segment aatctattCTTGAGGATAGATAGAAGGTATAGTTCCTATTTGGCGATCATCGTCCACACATCCTTGGTTCGACCCTAATAACGAAATGCATGCAATTGGAAGTCGAAGGGATAGGGAAACAATGAGAGTGGTTATGATGAGCAATATATGATTGTGGGCGtacctattatttaaataagtaaaattagcACAAATctgaataatttcaaattcatcTAAACTAGCTAgctgtaccacaaagaacggttcggtggccgtcgatacacaatcttatactagaataagaAGTCCGGAGTACATACATCGtcacaatatcttcttacccggaagaaaggcacacaatattatcagccgtaaggatttggagaaattctattagtttgggaagaaagagaggttagactgacgctaataccttgcctcacgatagttctcaaaaacgcactaaactcactataaaattctaaatagtggacgtaactattatctattataatttaaaaaaagtatatatcaaaataaaaatgtgtctaacgcaATCCGAgtaatctcaacaatgactcaactaataaatgtggcgatcggccgagaaaaaatatttgggtaAATAACGTAAGTGACGCAAACAACAAAAGAAATGAATTAtggttttcgaaaaacaaGTGCACGAGTAAAAAGCTGTGAAAATTCAATTTGGAATTTCTGAACaaagaggagatatttgaGATCAAAGGTACGAAACGACagtttcatatgtaaggaactatatacgaaatatttacattcatattgAATCTttctgttaattaaaaaatgcatgATTTTTCAGTCCTcatagtatttatttcatttctttttttacagCAGACAGGTTTTAGAGCATATCCAAAAATTACAAACTTTACTTTTAGATTCATTTCTgacgaaaaacaaaacaaggtTCAGcaaatgttttgtattaatttaatcatattgaaataaacaatgtCCTAgaaaaaattcatatatttatatgcttTAACGAACCAATCGCGTTTTGGAATACGTAAATTACCTTCAAATGTACCCGAGAAGACTCTAGCGACCGCCTGTGGAATtctgattataatttatgagcCTCAGCAGGGGAAACACTGACTTTTCAGGGACTGAATTGTTCAATTTGATGAATTAAGGTTGGAGCTCCACGCGAACAAAGTCGCGGACCCCAGTCAGTACGTGTGTATGATCACACGATATCTTTATTCTAAGTCTGGAGTAAAAACGTACCAAATGTATATACACATCCACCTCTTaactcattaaaataataactctaATGAACTTATCAATTGCGTTAAATGCTGATCAAAAATGGCGCCATATATGCAAAGTATTTCGATAAGTAATATCAATACGATGCGGCGTTCAGCATAAAAGTTGCGCGTCCTCCGAAGCGCCAGTCGCCGCGTATTCGGCTCGAGAGCAACACGTCCCTAACAAAATCGGACACGTGACCTGCGCGTGACCCTCATCTAGAAATCCGACAAGGCGATCTTACGCAAGAGGTCATCGATTTCGACCCTCCGATATGTAAGTCTCTAAATGTCAAACCCGACCGATAAACTCACACGTAATCTGAAAGATGACCGGACCACCGCTCTCATGGCGCGTTAGGTGGGTCGTAGCGAGTGCTATTTTCCTCGCCAATCACATAAACGCCGCGGCCTTAAGCGACGAAGTCAAGTGAGTGTTCAATAAATGTAGGGTCCGCGCCTTTTTAATGAATGTTCTCTTTTGCACGTCCGCTTCGTTCCAGCATGGCCTCCATCGACTACTCGAAAGTGTCCATCGAAGAGAAGCCGCTCTACGCACCTCCCTTGAAAGAGGTGGCCGAGGGTGAGTCCAGCGGTCGGATCGATATTCCAGAGATGGTAAACAGTAGTATACCGTACTAATATTTGTCACGTTTCAGTTTTATCTGAGGGCCTCCGGAAAACGTTCGAGTTCGTGAATGTGACGGTCGAAGACTGCCCTGACCTCACCAGAGAGCCGTTCGATCTCACGACACCCGGTAAAAATATTGCGAATTACTTTAATTCCTAACTTTCACTTATACGTATGGCGtcggttatattttatttagcgtaaattatatttataattatctagttaaataatttcgtAAGTAAACACAGAAGAGATAGGTAATCGCGTAATAAGAAGCAGTAGCAACGGAGTGTTTACTTAGAGATCGCAGCGCTATCATTTATCACCACTTCAGTCAATGGAACGGGGCTTATCTTGTTTGCATACAAGGCATTTCACGAGACGTACATTATTTGCGGTAGGGCTGTCGGGCGACAGCAAATTGGTGGAGCTGGGCGGCCCGCCCTACCTGACGCCGCAGGTGCGCCGCGACAAGGTGTACGACTTGGCCGCTCTGCTGCGACACCTCGGACGAGACCCGGCGCTCCTTGCCGGGGCAGGGGCCGGGCCGTGGCCGTATCTCGGCGTCAACTGCGAGGTAAACGCTTGTACTTGTAAGGGACCCCTTTTTCCCCCGAAGTGTTTTgtgtttaaatgaaaataagtctgataACGAATGATATTGGCTTAAAACTTGTATTAAACTTTGAGACATGAGAAGAATCGACTGGCTCTATTTGAAATAAGCTTGTATATGTGTGAGTGTGTGCTATGAGCGTTTCGTCTGTGGTGGCGGTTTATCACAAATCGGCGACACATACATGTTTCCTTATCTTACAAAGAAgggtatatattttgaaaccgGTTAAGTTCACGAGCGGTTCTCTTGCAGGGCATCATAAACTTGTCGGTGCGGAAGGGCGCGGTGACGCAGGGCACGCGCGTGGTTTCGGTGGCTCCGCCCGGCGCGGCCAAGGGCCAGGCCTCGTACGTGCAGCGGAGGCTGCCCCCCGGCGAGACCAGGACGGCGCTGCTCGGCAACTACCTGCTCAGCGAGGGCCGGCCGGGACGGGTCCTCAAAGTGGTTGTCGAGAAGCGGATTGGTCCGTCGAACTTCATCACCGCCATTAGGGAAGCTTTGAAGGAGTGGTACGGCGACAGAGCGGTCGGTGAGTGTCACGCCGAGCGAGGCCGTCCGCCGAGTTCCACTCTGCTCAGTCACGCTCGGGTGTCACAGGTCTGGGCGGGGCGTTCCTGCTGGCGGCGGGCAAGGTGAAACACCACGTGATGCCGGACTTTAGCGCTTCGCCCCTCTGTTCCGACGAAGACGTGGACCGTTGGCTGCACTATTTCGAAATGACCGCGCCCATCGTGCACTTGGGCACCCTCGTCACCGGCGACCTGGTGAGTCGACTTCTCGGGCTCCAACGACGAGGTCTAAATTAAACGAGCCGCCCGAATCTCGTTGAAACGGAATGGCGTTGCAGGGCCTGGACCTGCGCGTGCAGCACTTCCACGGGTACAGTGCTCACGGCGACGGAGGCCACTACCACTACGACACCACGCCTCTGCAGGTGCGCTACGAGGGATACTTCGCCCTGGCCTCCTCCGTGATCAGGGTGGACCGGCCCTCGGAGACTCACGGCATCGGACGAGACTGACTCGAAGAATGCGAGTGTTTTCTTTCTCGAACGGAAACATTCGATCCGCCGGGAACCGACTCGGTCGTTTCAGGATTAGGGAAATAGGGTAACTCTCAATATGTACAATTGTCTTCTCCATCACTCCGAGAGGCGCTCAGGAGCGGAAGAAGCGCACTGCGCGCACCACGTACTGGCGGCAGATGGGGCACTCGGGCAGACGTTTGGCGCAGTCCGTGCAGGCGGCGATGTGGCCGCACTCCAGCAGCACGCACTCCAGCGGTGCCGCCCAGCAGATCTTGCAGCACTCCTCCAGGGGCAGCCGCTCCACTTCCGCGCGGCACCGGGCGTGGTCGGCGAGCAGCAGCCTCGCGCGCTGCAGCAGATCGGCCCGCTCGAGGCAGCCCCGATACTCGACGCGGTTCCTGGCCAGCAGCTCCTTAAGCTGGCGCACCGTCAGCCCTTCCAGCTCCGACGCCCGTCTGATCTGTTCCAAGCTCACCGGCCGAGCGGTCTCCGGCTCCTTCTCCGCTACAACATTTGTcgtgataaaatttatttactccataaataaaataaacaatcataATATACTTCAGAAAATTCCGCATCATATCTTTTATATACGCGCGAGCCGCATCTTCTGTAGCGTCATTGGCGACTTAAGGCAACTAAAGAGAGGCGAAGAGATCGGTCTTACCGGTGACGTGCAGCGGTTCGTCGCGCAGACTGGCCGTATCGGGGGGGGAGTGGGGCTCGCCGCGGGAGAGGTCCAGGTCGGAGGCCGAGCGCCCTCCGGCCGACCGCAGCTCCGTCACCTCCTCGTCCGTTATTAAAACGGCTGAATCTACAACGCGACGGTGCATTGTCAATCTATTAAGTGTGTAAATGGCAGCCTTAACTTCACTAAATACTGATGAATATCACCAAGTGGTACATCATCTTGGCTAGGAGAGTGTTTTGTCGTGTTTTAAAAGTTCTAAAAGCTTCATTTGGATTTCTAAATaatctgaaattatttaatattacagagagtaaaaattactttagaaagatatctaaaaattattttacatagttATGAATTAATGATCAACTTTTGAGTTTGCTATATGAGTACTTCATTTGTTGACTGAATCAGTTGAATACaagttatatatgtttatataccAGTGAAAAGTGATAAGATTACAAAGTGATAAGatacaatttgttatttatttcatcgatttaaacaatagaatagaacaatataatataaattatatatatttaataacttataatataaaaaaatcctagTCTAAAGACAAATATCAGATTTTACCTGTAGGCAAAGGATCAGCTGGAGGAGTAACAAATTCCCAGCCAAAGTCTTCGAGGTCCTCTATTTCAAAGCAATCGGTGGTGTCCACTCGAGCAGTCTCGACTGAAGCACTGCGCGATACAGGTGCCGGTATCACGAATGGTACCCGTACGTCGCGTTCCCCAcctgtttatttatatctaagtTAAAGGATTCGCAAGGTGTAAAAAATTtctacatttatacaaattaacacTGACAAATAGTTGCCAAAGTAGCAGAACCAAGATTTTTAGCCAGACAGCCCTTTCAGTGATTTTTTGAAACATAGGCTAAATGAGACTAAATTTCatacttgttttataatattgaaatacttCAAATTTTTCTTGACATTGATTATCAATCAATTATAGCTCTaggtaaaaattacaaaaaatagtttattactcctgaaaaattatcttttaattatatattaaaaaatgataaattttattgatgtttACCCTACCTGGAGTAGGTGTAAATCGTTGATCAGAtatgttttcattcatttcactGTTTCCAGTTGGAGAGTGAGAGTGAGCTGCATTGTAACAGTTACCTgataaataaaagcaaatgAAGAACAGTTTTGTGtgaacaatattaaaacattacattactatgtaatgcaattttaatgaaagctTACTTCTATCGGGATGTGGTGGTTGATGCCCTGTATTTCGCAAATCAAACGTAGAAGTGATAAATTCGTTGATGTTATTGGTGATGCCCTTTAGTGTGTTACTAAATGGACTAGCCCCAGTCCGAGAGCCTCGTCTGCGGTATGCTGAGCTGTTCACATGAGAGATGCACAAGCTCAAAAGCTCTTctttttctgtaataattaaatgacaataaaccccaagtaaaattatatagtgTTTTAGGAAACTCCCATGATACGAAATATATGTGAAAgacatttcaaaatttaaagcacaattaactattaatattttcacagATGGCAAATAATTTTTCTACTTGCACTTTAACAAAACAGAATAAAGctgattgtttattaaataattttatatttaaatcttaaatcatttgaattcttaaaaatgtttaatatttgttagtaGTAGACAATGATAAAAAGcagaaaatacaatataattttaaataattatttggaagaaagtggtacattcagatttattaacttttattttatgagatattgTCATATTGTGGAATGCATAAAAGTAACTTACCAACGCAGCCTCGAGTCGAGATGTTTTGATGTTTAAGGAAGCATTGCAGATCGCGCACCTTTAGGTGAGCTATGTTTTGTCGGAACAAGGGTCTGGTTGATAGGACACGGCATGGAGCACACATAGTCCCACCTCCCCGTCGTAAACATCCACTGCAGTAATATCGCTCGCATTCTGAGCATAGCCGTTTTCTCTTAAATACACTGAACTGTACAGCGCAACTTTCACAAggcattttacatttattattcttttcaCAAAGGAAATAGGCGATTTCTACGACTAATTTTATAAGAGGCAATTTACTACAAACATTGTAACTCCTTAAACTgaacttataaaaacatattattcatcaaagattttattaatgtgaatttaaaatagcaaatcatactttaatttacatgtaaaaatttaaatttgattaatttttaattaatagtaaaaacgaAACAGAAGTCAGAAACGAATTTACGTTTACATCTACAGATCAAGTATGTTTACACCACAGAATAGATAggagtattataaatatttataccacAGATCTTATTATAACAACGGCGCGGCAAGCTAGCAAGCAACTCGCGAGCGCACGTAGCCCGCTGAATCTTAGAGCTCAGCTTATTACGTATGTTCAGCGCCCGGCGtggtatttatatttgtatagcTTACACATGGTAATTTTTATTCGTAAATGACAGATGACACCGCTGACCATAGAACGCTCTACGCCTCACATcgccgagtcaaagagcgcatgcAAGATCTCCACaacgaacgctgggaccgCTTCCCTAGCAAATTGTCACCCTCGCACATGGCCTATTGGTCTTTCAATGTAGAGGTAACACCGCTCTCTTTATACCACCCACAAATTCCACCTCAAAAAAGAGGTCAACCATCCAATAGCAATAGCTTTTTCTAGCTAGCTAGCTAGTAATAGCCACTtagactattattattatgtacttgTGTTAATGTACCCAACCCAACAACCCTGTTCTAGCACGTAGGTACTTACACTTTTaagaagtatttaaaattacttagcATCGATTAAAGCATCTGCTCTTTCGTCAAATGCAGATCAAAAAGATGTACGAGCTCATGTGTCATAGCTCCGACCTAAAGGAACCTCTAAGCACTAAAAGGCCAGCCCGTAAGGCTTACTTCAGCTGAGGTCAAGAAGTAGCTATATAACCTTCGCGATCGGAATAACTTTGGCAACGCGCTTCAACGTCATAGTACCTTTTTTGTAGCCGGAGATTGTAGGTGTCCCCACAGAACCATATATATCTTGTTAGGCATAACAGAACAGTTGTGCAAGTTGATGCGTTCGATTTTCTTCTTCTATGTCAAAGAGTGTTTCACTTACGTTTTAATTCACAAGTCTTAAGTTTTCTGTGAGTTTAGTTaagtttgtataattaacGAGGGAAGGATCACTAAGTTATCTAATAATAtcatctaataaataaaatataatattgaaggGCGcaccttaataaaataactctgCTTGACACATTTTAACATGGGACTGATCTGAGCAATATTAGGGGTTAATCCTCCTCCGGATAGTACTGTTGCGTGTCGGTGTGCTGAGTTCAAGCGAGGAAGaacttctaaaataaaaaagaaatatacatagtcgaaataactaacttCACCGCATACAcaaattcaagtacgaccagtcaccacaagtagcacccgttcacgcgtatgacgcatggccagccattgGCCCCCTCgtcatattttagggagagaaaCATCctgacgcatggacgccgccacaagcaatgatatttaataataataacaataatttattgcaagaatatggtacaaaaaggtggtacaatagtaagttcCCATATTATGCCACACACAGTGGctcgcaaatttgtctttaaagaagttttacattttacattattagtcatatgaattggtcaattcttatattatttgtatcgtacatatcatattaaatgttattaaatttatatcaactactaatatttttttccaaaagtaatACACCAAGACGATTTTTAAAGACTAGTCGAAAgttcttttaattcttttggtaaagtaatgtaaaccttaatagccatacaaaaggtgCTTTTCCTAAACAGTTCCAGATTGATTTTTGGCTCCTccaatttctccccatgtctacttcttacttcgacttaaaaatatgtatgtttctgtgcacgaataaggacatttctaaaatattaagctTCTTAAATAAAGGTACGCTACTAGCAATACAGTTTGCTCCACAAATTGCTCGAGTACATTTCTTTTGAGCCTTAAAAACCCTATCTACTTCAACTGAATTTCCCCAAACTATAATTCCATATCTAATAATAGATGAAACATATGCATGATGAGCAGCCTAAACTATTTCTCTTAGTCgttttaacacaaaaacaaaattatttatctagtctatttgtgtttttgaGTTGTAGGTCTGAAAATggattattttagttttggtaatatttatttgtagattaTTTGAATTCATCCAGTTGATGGCTTCGTCTAGAGATTTAATTAAGTCTTTCTTAACATACAGAGTCAAAAGCCTTTGTCATATCTAGAAAGATGCAACCTATAAGCATTTTATCATTTAAGCATTCAGTTATTTGTTTGACTAAGGAAAAGCACGCAGCAGGTAGAACAATTTTTTCTGAAACAAAAttgttcttttttaaaaatatcgtatGATAAAAGGAAAttctctattttattatacataactttttagaaaattttagataaattgGGAATTAAAGTTATTGGTCTATAACTTGTCATTTGTGTTCTTGCTCCTTTTTACCACCATTATATGGTttgataattgatatttttagtttttcaggAAAGATCCCTTCAACTATCGATagattaattatgtatgtcaGTGGATCAAGTAGGTATAATGCGCatgatttaattgttttggtaTCCAAATTATCGTAtcgattttgtatttttcaacgatgtaataatttttaagatatCCGTGTTAATTATGGGGGAaagataaaaacttttatgattTCGAGGGATTTTGGCTTCTGGCAAatggtttgttttatttttagtaggcagtgaggtaaaaataatagtcaTTAAATAAGTTGCATATTTCATGTGGTGattcatataatttgttattaatatcgATAATTGCTTCTACTTCTGAATAAAATGTCATGCGCAATTTATGTAATCTGCATTAGCAAGCTTATGGGatttatgtatacattttttaaaaatgtatgagtATTTCTTATATGcagatttattttgttttttattgtgctcatttaaatgatattgtaGGTATAACgtactttttttatacaatatttttttagcgcTTTAGTAAAGAATCTATTTTTGATGtatgaatgtattttatagtttttaagatcggaaaaaataaattcatggAAGTTGTCGAATGCTTCATTTGTTGTGGGGGAGCTATATACGTCCGAGAAGGTGAGGCTTGATTGAcacctaataaatatattagtgtTCTCCCTATTAAGTTCTCGTCTGTATATAAACCAGTACTTTGGAGtatctttaaaattttcgTTTTCTTGAAGTGTAAAAGACAGCGATTGTGCGGCCTCATGGTCTGAAAGTGCCAAATAGTGGAGGGCCGATTGTGTCACATTTATATTACTTGCTATTAAGTCTAAGCAGGAGTTTTAACGTGTTGGGCGCTTTGCAtgattttctaaattattattttgaagaaTAGAGATACGTTCGCGggaacttttattatttcttaaaatgtcTATGTTCCAGTCTCCACAGAGTATTAGTTTTTTGTTGCGTTTACTGCATAGCTTACTTAAAAGTTCGtcgaaattttataaaaaagttgttaCATCTAAAGTAGGAGTCcggtaaatacatattattattaagttgtaTTTCGAATTTGTTTTAGCTCGAGAAAAAAATAGAGCAGCCCTTAACACAAAGGGACGAGGCAGCCGCTGAATCAATTCAGTATGAGACGGACgaagaagaactggctaaAGAAACGGAATGGGTGCGACAAAAAACCAGAAAGAAAAGGAAACTAAACACCTCCCCTTCCTCCATGAAAGAAGTTACTTGCAATAAAGTAACCAAAGAAAAGCCTAAAAAAGAACCCCTTCCACCCCCGATTATTGTCGaaaatgtaattgaatacCAATCATTCTACGATTCCTtacttaaaaaagaattgaatAAAGACTCGTTCACAGTAAAAATGCTTAGAAATGGATCGGTGAAGATTAACACTAATAGTGAAGCTACCTACAGAGTGATCTCAAAACATCTTAAAGAAGAAGATGCCTCGTGGTTCTCTTACGAAAACAAGCAGAGCAGGCCAATAAGAGTAATGGCAAAAAATCTCCATGCTTCTTGCAAGCCTGAAAGGATAGTTGAAGACCTTACTCGCCaaggatttaaaattttagacgCAGCCGTCAAATATAGCTGGAAAACCAAAGAACCGCTTAACATGTTTATTCTGTCTTTCCACCATcaggaaaacataaaaaatatctacgaaataaaatccatactTGGCTGCAAAATTGATGTACAGCCACTGAAATCACCGAAATTGATTCCCCAATGCAAGAGGTGTCAGGCTTATGGGCATACACAGAAATACTGCTCCAAGGAGCCGAGGTGTGTGAAATGCACTGCAAAGCATCTCACAGTCGATTGTAACAAGCCACAAGACGTGAAACCGAAGTGTGTTCACTGTGGTGAGTCACATCCAGCTAATTACAGAGGCTGTGTAGTAGCAAAAGAATTACAGAAAATGagaaatgtcttaaaatcaaaatcaatgaTAGAAACGGACAAATCGGTAAAACCAGCAAAATTAGTTTCCAAAACTGTTTCCTTTGCCCAGGTAACTAAAGGTCCTAAGACTCCATCCCCAACACAACAAAATGAGATAGCTAGCACAGGCATGGATGAAAAGATTAACACCATACTTTCATTATTGACATCCTTTGATGAAAGACTTAAAAAACTAGAAAGCGGCACCAAAATAGCTGCTCCCAAACGTCTTAAGCAATAatggctttaaaaataatggcatGGAATGCTAATGGGCTTTTAAAACACCAAAGAGAACTTCAGATAATTCTTAAACATGAAAACATTGACATCTGCTTGGTATCGGAAACACATTTTACCAGGGAGTCATACATTCAATTTAAAGGATATAATGCCTACCATGCCCTTCACCCAAGTAATAAATCCAGTGGGGGAAGTACAGTTATAATAAAGGATAGCTTAAAACACCATGAGgtctttaaatatgaaaaagagcATATACAGGCTGTGGCTGTGAGCCTATCAATGAAGCGGTATCCATTAACAATATCATCTATTTACTGCCCACCAAGACATGCACTTAAGTACGACCAGTACAAAACCCTGCTAGAAAGTCTTGGAAATAGATTTGTGTTGGGAGGCGACTTCAATGCAAAACATACCTACTGGGGATCAAGATTAATATCGACCAAAGGAAAAGAACTGTTCAATGCTATGAAAAATTTGAGATGTGATGCAATTTCCACAGGAAGGCCCACATACTGGCCAACAGACAAGAATAAAATACCAGATCTTATAGCTTTCTTCATATTTAGAGAAGTATCACCAAATGTTCTCCAAATAGAGGAAGCCTATGATATGAACTCAGATCACTCACCAATCTTACTCACAATTGGCGAAGACCCTATAAAGCGAAAACTGAATCCATCTCTCGTGAACACGCATACGGACTGGGACAGCTTCAAAATTTATCTTGTCAATATGGTAGACCTTAGAGTACCTTTAAAGACTGAGGAACAATTAGATTTAGAAGTCAATAGATTTACAAAGAACATCCAACAAGCTGCTTGGAGTAATACtccaaaatttaagaaaaaggtaCAAAACAACTACTTCCCAGAAGagattaaaaatttgataaagacaaaacgaactcaaagaaaaagatggcattCCACAAGATGTCCAGAAGACAAAAAACATCTGAATAACCTCACTAAACAACTGAGGAGAgagattaaaatacataaagatacttcaataaagagaTACCTAAACCAATTAACTTCTGATGGTTCCACCGATTACTCCATCTGGAAAGCGAtaagaaatatcaaaaaaccTACAACACATATTCCTCCCTTACGAGAGTCTAATGGGAATTGGGCTGCAAgtaacatacaaaaagttaaGAGGTTCGCTGATcatctagaaaatatatttcaaatcgaTGAAGAAGATTTACTTAACTTCGAAGAAATAACGTCAGAAGAGCTGAACATCCGTCTAGTCACACCAAAAGAGGTCTtaagtgaaattaaatgtCTAACTAAAAAGAAGGCACCAGGTTTTGATCTAATTACGGGTGAAGTCCTTCAGCATCTCCCCCGTAAAGCC comes from the Pieris brassicae chromosome 4, ilPieBrab1.1, whole genome shotgun sequence genome and includes:
- the LOC123707993 gene encoding ester hydrolase C11orf54 homolog isoform X1; translated protein: MTGPPLSWRVRWVVASAIFLANHINAAALSDEVNMASIDYSKVSIEEKPLYAPPLKEVAEVLSEGLRKTFEFVNVTVEDCPDLTREPFDLTTPGLSGDSKLVELGGPPYLTPQVRRDKVYDLAALLRHLGRDPALLAGAGAGPWPYLGVNCEGIINLSVRKGAVTQGTRVVSVAPPGAAKGQASYVQRRLPPGETRTALLGNYLLSEGRPGRVLKVVVEKRIGPSNFITAIREALKEWYGDRAVGLGGAFLLAAGKVKHHVMPDFSASPLCSDEDVDRWLHYFEMTAPIVHLGTLVTGDLGLDLRVQHFHGYSAHGDGGHYHYDTTPLQVRYEGYFALASSVIRVDRPSETHGIGRD
- the LOC123707993 gene encoding ester hydrolase C11orf54 homolog isoform X2 — translated: MASIDYSKVSIEEKPLYAPPLKEVAEVLSEGLRKTFEFVNVTVEDCPDLTREPFDLTTPGLSGDSKLVELGGPPYLTPQVRRDKVYDLAALLRHLGRDPALLAGAGAGPWPYLGVNCEGIINLSVRKGAVTQGTRVVSVAPPGAAKGQASYVQRRLPPGETRTALLGNYLLSEGRPGRVLKVVVEKRIGPSNFITAIREALKEWYGDRAVGLGGAFLLAAGKVKHHVMPDFSASPLCSDEDVDRWLHYFEMTAPIVHLGTLVTGDLGLDLRVQHFHGYSAHGDGGHYHYDTTPLQVRYEGYFALASSVIRVDRPSETHGIGRD
- the LOC123707992 gene encoding E3 ubiquitin-protein ligase rififylin produces the protein MPCESCAVQFSVFKRKRLCSECERYYCSGCLRRGGGTMCAPCRVLSTRPLFRQNIAHLKVRDLQCFLKHQNISTRGCVEKEELLSLCISHVNSSAYRRRGSRTGASPFSNTLKGITNNINEFITSTFDLRNTGHQPPHPDRSNCYNAAHSHSPTGNSEMNENISDQRFTPTPGGERDVRVPFVIPAPVSRSASVETARVDTTDCFEIEDLEDFGWEFVTPPADPLPTDSAVLITDEEVTELRSAGGRSASDLDLSRGEPHSPPDTASLRDEPLHVTAEKEPETARPVSLEQIRRASELEGLTVRQLKELLARNRVEYRGCLERADLLQRARLLLADHARCRAEVERLPLEECCKICWAAPLECVLLECGHIAACTDCAKRLPECPICRQYVVRAVRFFRS